A stretch of DNA from bacterium:
CTTCGCGCCCATGGTGGAGAAGGCGGTGCGGCGAGGGCACCTCGCCGAGGCGGCGGCCTTCTACCAGGCGCTCGTCCTCAAGCCCCTCGTCGAGCTGCTGCGCCTGCGCCACTGCCCCGAGCGCTACGACTACGGCTGGCGCTACCTCGATCGCGACATCCCGCCCGCCGACCGTGCGCTCATCGAGCGGCTCGCCTTTCCGGCCGATCCGCCGGCTCTGCTGCGCGGCGTCGAGGAGGCGACCCAGCGCTTCGTGGCCGAGTACGCGGCCCTCGACGCCGGCGAGTGGCGCCTGCCCAGCGCCGCCGAGCGCGCGGCGCGCTAGCGGGGACGCGCATGGCCACCCCCCTCTGGACGCCGCCCGCCGCCCGCGCCGACGCCTCGCAGATGATGGCCTTCCTGCGTGCGCAGGGTCACGCGGACTACGCCGCACTCTACCGCTGGTCGATCGCCGAGTCCGGCGCCTTCTGGCGCGCCCTCTGGGACTTCTGCGGCGTGCGCGGCGAGCCGGGCGCGCGAGTTCTCGTGGACGGCCGGCGCCTGCCCGGCGCGCAGTGGTTCCCGGACGCGCAGCTCAGCTTCGCCGAGAACCTGCTCTGGCGGCGCGACGCGGCGCCGGCGATCATCTTCAGGCGCGAGGACGGCCTCCGCCGCGAACTCAGCTACGCTGAACTCCACGCCCAGGTCGGCCGCCTGCAGCGCGCCTTCCGCGCGGCGGGGCTGGGCGAAGGCGACCGCGTCGCCGCCTTCGTGCCCAACCTACCCGAGACGATCGTCGCCGCGCTCGCCGTGGCCTCGCTCGGCGCCATCTGGTCCTCGGCCTCGCCGGACTTCGGCGTCGAGGGCGTCGTCGACCGCTTCGGCCAGATCGCGCCGAAATTCCTCATCGTGGCGGACGGGCACCTGTACAAGGGCGTCGTGCACAGCTCGGAGGCGAAGCTGCGCGCGGTGCTGGCCGGATTGCCGAGCGTGGAGAAGACCCTGGTCATCCGCGACACGGGCGGCACGGAGCCGGCAGCCATTCCCGGCGCCGAGGACTTCGCGGCCTTCCTCGCGAGCGCGCCCGCGGGCGAGCCCGAGTTCCCGCGCTTCCCCTTTGCGCAGCCGCTGGTCATCCTCTACTCCTCGGGCACGACGGGCCGGCCCAAGTGCATCACGCACGGTGCGGGCGGCACGCTGCTCCAGCACCTCAAGGAGCACCGCCTCCACACGGACCTGCGGGCGGGCGAGCGTCTCTTCTACTTCACGACGACGGGCTGGATGATGTGGAACTGGCTGGTCACGGGCCTCGCGACGGGGGCCACGCTGGTGCTCTACGACGGCAGCCCCTTCCACCCGCGGCTGGAGGCGCTCTGGGACCTGGCCGCCGAGGAGGGGCTCCACCACTTCGGCACGAGCGCCAAGTACATCGACGCCTGCAAGAAGGCCGGCCTCGCGCCGCGGCGCACGCACGATCTCTCGGCGCTGCACACGCTGCTCTCGACGGGCTCGCCGCTCGCGCCCGAGTCCTTCGATTGGGTCTACCAGGAGGTGAAGGCCGATCTCCTCCTCGCGAGCATCGCCGGCGGCACGGACATCGTCTCCTGCTTCATGCTGGGCAACCCGCTGCTGCCGGTCTGGCGCGGGGAGATCCAGTGCCGCGGCCTCGGCATGCGGGTCGAGGTCTGGGACGATGAGGGCCGTCCGCTGGTCGGCGCGCCGGGCGAGCTGGTCTGCACGGCGCCCGCGCCCTCGATGCCGATCGGCTTCTGGGGCGACGCGGACGGCAGCCGCTACCGCGCCGCCTACTTCGAGCACTTCCCGGGCGTCTGGCGGCACGGCGACCGCGTGGAGTTGACGGAGCGCGGCGGCATCGTCATCTACGGCAGGAGCGATGCCACGCTGAACCCGGGCGGCATCCGGATCGGCACGGCCGAGATCTACCGGCAGGTGGAGCAGGTGCCCGAAGTTGAGGAGGCGATCGTCGTCGGCCAGGATGTGGAGAGCGATCAGCGCGTGGTGCTCTTCGTGCGCCTTGGCACCGGGCTCACGCTCGACGAGGCGCTCAAGCAGCGCATCCGCCAGCGGATCCGCGAGCACACGACGCCGCGCCACGTGCCGGCCGTGATCGCGCAGGTGGCCGACATCCCGCGCACGCGAAGCGGCAAGATCTCCGAGCTG
This window harbors:
- a CDS encoding acetoacetate--CoA ligase → MATPLWTPPAARADASQMMAFLRAQGHADYAALYRWSIAESGAFWRALWDFCGVRGEPGARVLVDGRRLPGAQWFPDAQLSFAENLLWRRDAAPAIIFRREDGLRRELSYAELHAQVGRLQRAFRAAGLGEGDRVAAFVPNLPETIVAALAVASLGAIWSSASPDFGVEGVVDRFGQIAPKFLIVADGHLYKGVVHSSEAKLRAVLAGLPSVEKTLVIRDTGGTEPAAIPGAEDFAAFLASAPAGEPEFPRFPFAQPLVILYSSGTTGRPKCITHGAGGTLLQHLKEHRLHTDLRAGERLFYFTTTGWMMWNWLVTGLATGATLVLYDGSPFHPRLEALWDLAAEEGLHHFGTSAKYIDACKKAGLAPRRTHDLSALHTLLSTGSPLAPESFDWVYQEVKADLLLASIAGGTDIVSCFMLGNPLLPVWRGEIQCRGLGMRVEVWDDEGRPLVGAPGELVCTAPAPSMPIGFWGDADGSRYRAAYFEHFPGVWRHGDRVELTERGGIVIYGRSDATLNPGGIRIGTAEIYRQVEQVPEVEEAIVVGQDVESDQRVVLFVRLGTGLTLDEALKQRIRQRIREHTTPRHVPAVIAQVADIPRTRSGKISELAVREVIHGRPVKNTEALANPEALDLYRDRPELA